Proteins from a single region of Alphaproteobacteria bacterium LSUCC0719:
- the mnmD gene encoding tRNA (5-methylaminomethyl-2-thiouridine)(34)-methyltransferase MnmD codes for MSTASPHRGAIYDLPEPNVSFRDGVPYAGDFEDGYYGGEDGVAEARHVFLDGNDLATRFGDSGHLTIAETGFGTGLNCLAVMALLENHPDMQLDYISIERFPLTVDQMQSAHRACPELDRQAAALRRALPPRWPGYHVVPLCDGRMTLHLHYAEIGEVLPDLDFLADAWFLDGFAPSRNPDMWSPEILGHVARLTRPQGTLASFTAAGHVRRNLEAAGFAITRRPGFGRKREMITGRRTGVEEAGSGQPRKVAVIGSGIAGASVAAGLRRRGCVPVILDSGSAAGSGASGNRMALQSPKLTVDHSPMSQLSLSCLSLAARLSDLAGATVGRGVVAFDAPERIAKRHEVFRTQQWPSDLLVAGTGDYSSATTPDGRGDDAIFYHGARAIRPDSLLTWLLAGTDPVYDFPVDGIIADAGGVLLTSRDGRRVEADKVVIATGADMSSMLAVCGRQMPLETTHGLVSQVPTNAAMSSLDRGISFGGYLTPAMAGRHDLGATFWRDPAMEVDAQTVTDGHHHNLTLLAGSALGKPFGMDSTSFGARVSRRASLPDRRPVLGCLGADIGERLFVLGGLGARGFTLAPLLGDLLAADILGRPVPLPVSQWHGIQAMRYIAAAD; via the coding sequence ATGTCGACAGCCTCGCCGCATCGCGGTGCGATCTATGACCTGCCAGAACCCAATGTCAGCTTTCGTGATGGCGTTCCCTATGCAGGGGATTTTGAGGATGGCTATTACGGTGGCGAGGACGGGGTCGCCGAGGCCCGGCATGTTTTCCTTGATGGCAATGATCTGGCGACGCGGTTCGGCGACAGTGGTCATCTGACAATTGCTGAAACAGGTTTCGGCACAGGCCTGAACTGCCTTGCCGTAATGGCGCTTCTTGAAAATCATCCGGACATGCAGCTCGACTATATTTCGATTGAGCGCTTTCCCCTGACCGTGGATCAGATGCAGTCCGCCCACAGGGCATGTCCGGAACTGGATCGACAGGCAGCGGCCCTGAGGCGCGCCCTGCCACCACGCTGGCCCGGATATCATGTTGTACCGCTCTGCGACGGCAGGATGACGTTGCATCTGCACTATGCCGAGATCGGTGAGGTGCTTCCGGATCTCGATTTCCTGGCCGATGCCTGGTTTCTTGACGGGTTCGCACCGTCGCGCAACCCGGATATGTGGTCGCCAGAGATATTGGGGCATGTGGCAAGGCTTACGCGCCCGCAGGGCACGCTTGCCAGCTTCACAGCTGCCGGCCATGTCAGGCGCAACCTCGAGGCAGCCGGTTTCGCCATTACGCGCCGTCCCGGCTTTGGTCGCAAACGGGAGATGATCACCGGTCGTCGCACCGGCGTTGAGGAGGCGGGATCAGGTCAGCCTCGCAAAGTGGCGGTGATCGGCAGCGGTATCGCCGGTGCCTCGGTCGCTGCAGGGCTGAGGCGGCGTGGCTGTGTGCCGGTGATTCTTGATTCCGGAAGCGCTGCGGGCAGTGGGGCATCCGGCAACAGAATGGCGCTACAGAGCCCCAAACTGACCGTCGACCATAGTCCAATGAGCCAGCTGTCGCTTTCCTGCCTGTCCCTGGCGGCGCGGTTGTCAGACCTGGCCGGCGCAACCGTCGGCAGGGGGGTTGTCGCCTTTGATGCGCCGGAACGCATCGCAAAGCGGCATGAGGTGTTCAGAACCCAGCAATGGCCATCCGATCTTCTGGTGGCGGGAACCGGTGATTATAGCTCTGCCACCACGCCGGACGGCCGTGGTGATGATGCCATCTTCTATCATGGCGCGCGCGCCATCAGGCCGGACAGTCTGCTGACCTGGCTGCTGGCCGGGACAGACCCGGTCTATGATTTTCCGGTGGATGGCATCATCGCTGATGCCGGCGGGGTTCTTCTGACGTCAAGGGACGGGCGGCGCGTCGAGGCCGACAAGGTGGTGATCGCCACTGGTGCCGACATGTCATCGATGCTGGCAGTCTGTGGCCGGCAAATGCCACTCGAGACAACGCATGGTCTTGTCAGTCAGGTGCCGACAAATGCGGCGATGTCCAGCCTCGACAGGGGGATCAGTTTTGGCGGCTATCTGACACCGGCAATGGCGGGGCGGCATGATCTTGGTGCCACATTCTGGCGTGATCCGGCGATGGAGGTCGATGCACAGACCGTCACGGATGGTCATCACCACAATCTGACGCTTCTTGCCGGCAGCGCCCTTGGCAAGCCGTTCGGTATGGATTCCACGTCATTCGGCGCGCGGGTCAGTCGCCGGGCAAGCCTACCGGACAGACGACCTGTCCTCGGCTGTCTTGGTGCGGATATCGGTGAAAGGCTGTTTGTCCTTGGCGGGCTTGGCGCGCGGGGCTTTACGCTGGCTCCCCTTCTGGGCGATCTGCTGGCTGCCGATATCCTCGGGCGACCGGTGCCGCTTCCGGTTTCGCAATGGCATGGCATACAGGCGATGCGCTATATCGCGGCAGCAGACTAG